One Armatimonadota bacterium genomic window carries:
- a CDS encoding ImmA/IrrE family metallo-endopeptidase: MTIIDQVSLFEEAEARSLIDQLLDDSRLYTTTQSYMELLSFTSKLKSFAPFNAMLLHMQKPGLSFAASAYDWKFKFGRHPKPGARPLMILWPFGPVAFVYDVQDTEGSDLPSDVTAFWARGEITAAEIAKMSLNLTHKSIRVAFFDGGDNSAGSIQVTGREEKPKPRGFYRMMVNRNHAPATQLVTIAHELGHLFLGHLGNDSELKVPNRTGLSHAQIELEAESVAYLVASRTGIESKSEKYLSNYVKDREIVGSLDLYNVVRAAGQVETILGLHRGTSFGPKPTRSKKIQNG, translated from the coding sequence ATGACTATCATTGACCAAGTTTCATTGTTTGAGGAAGCGGAAGCTCGATCACTAATTGATCAGCTTCTTGACGATTCCAGGCTTTACACGACCACACAGTCGTATATGGAGCTTCTTAGTTTCACTTCGAAGCTAAAGAGCTTTGCACCATTTAATGCCATGTTGCTTCACATGCAAAAACCTGGACTGTCGTTTGCCGCATCGGCTTACGATTGGAAGTTTAAATTCGGTCGACATCCTAAACCCGGGGCTCGGCCGTTGATGATCCTCTGGCCATTTGGCCCGGTTGCCTTCGTGTACGATGTTCAAGATACTGAAGGCTCGGATCTACCGTCTGACGTAACGGCATTTTGGGCAAGAGGAGAAATTACTGCTGCCGAAATTGCGAAAATGTCGCTGAACCTTACACATAAGAGCATCAGAGTCGCGTTTTTTGACGGTGGAGACAATTCGGCTGGAAGTATTCAAGTCACCGGCCGAGAGGAAAAGCCAAAGCCACGTGGCTTTTACAGAATGATGGTTAACCGGAATCACGCGCCAGCGACGCAGCTTGTAACGATCGCACATGAATTGGGCCATTTATTCCTAGGACACCTGGGGAATGATTCAGAACTAAAGGTGCCAAACCGAACTGGCTTATCGCATGCGCAAATTGAACTTGAGGCGGAGTCGGTGGCTTATTTGGTCGCATCGCGAACCGGAATCGAGTCGAAATCGGAGAAATACCTTAGTAACTATGTGAAGGATCGAGAAATCGTCGGATCACTGGATTTGTACAATGTGGTGAGAGCAGCGGGACAAGTCGAAACAATTCTTGGACTGCATCGAGGAACATCATTCGGGCCAAAACCCACAAGGAGTAAGAAGATACAAAATGGCTAG